The genomic stretch GTGCTTCGTCCGTCTCCGGCATAGCCTCGGCGGCTTCGGCGAGCGTTTCCTCGGCGACGGCCTCGGTCTTCTCGGCCTTCGGCTTGCGGCGGCGGCGCGGCTTGCGGCCTTCGATCTCGGCCATCGCCTCGTCTTCCGTGGTCTCGCTCTGTTGCTCGACGCTGGTCTCGGCTGCTTCCTCGGCCGGCTCTTCCGTCACGGTCTCGCCTGCCGCGTTCTCGGCTGCTTCCGCCGCGCGCTCCTGCGGGGCCTCAGCCGCGTCAGCCGCTCCGGTCTCCACCGGTTGTTTCTCGGCGACGGTCTCGGAGGCGTTATCCTCGTCCTTCGCTTCGTCCGTATCGCCGGAGGTTTCCTGCTGCGCATCGTCTTCGCTGCGGTTGCGGCGACCGCCGCGCTTGCCGCGACGGCGCTTGCGGCGCGGCTTGTCGTCGTCATCGCTGCTGTTCGAGGCGTCCTGGGCGTTGTCGTCGGCCGATCCGCTGTCGTCATCGTCCTGCGACTGGTCGCTCTCGGCGCTGCTGCCGTTCTGCTGGCCGCCATTCCGGCCGCCGCGACGACGACGGCGCTTGCGGCGCGAGCGGCCGCCCTCGTCGTCGCCATTGCTGTCGCTGGCATTGTCGCCATTGGCATTGCCGTTCGCCGGCGCGTTGTCGGTTTCATCCGCGTCGTCGGCATCCGGTATTTCGGCGACGTCTTCTTCCGGCTCGTCGATGAAGTTGAACAGCGCTTCGATCTTCACCGGATTTTCGACCGGATCGCGGCGATCGATCTCGAAATGGCTGTTCTCGAGATCGCCATCGGCCTCGACGATGATCTCGACGCCGAAGCGGTTCTCGTAATCGACAATCGTGTTGCGCTTCTGGTTGAGCAGATAGGGCGCGATCTCCGGCGTCGTGCGCACGGTGATGTTATGCGTGGTGTTCTTCAACAGGTATTCCTCGACGCCGCGCAGCACGTGGAGCGCAACGGAGGACTGCGAGAGCACGTGGCCGGTGCCGCCGCAATGGCTGCAGACCTGGGTGGTCGATTCCAGAACGGATGCGCGGATGCGCTGGCGCGACATCTCCAGCAGGCCGAAATGGGAAATCCGTCCGACCTGGATGCGGGCGCGGTCGTTCTTCAGACATTCCTTGAGCTTCTTTTCGACAGCGCGGTTGTTGCGCTTTTCCTCCATGTCGATGAAGTCGATGACGACGAGGCCGGCAAGGTCGCGCAGCCTCAACTGACGCGCCACTTCCTCCGCCGCCTCCAGATTGGTCTGGAGCGCGGTGTCCTCGATCGAGTGCTCGCGCGTCGACCGGCCGGAGTTGACGTCGATGGCGACCAGCGCTTCGGTCTGGTTGATGATCAGGTAGCCGCCCGATTTCAGCGTCACCTGCGGCTGCAGCATGCGGTCCAGCTGCGCCTCGATGCCGGAGCGCGAATAGATCGGGTGAATGTCGCGATACCGCTGAACCACCTTGGCGTGGCTCGGCATCAGCATCTTCATGAAGTCCTTCGCCTCGCGGTACCCCTCGTCGCCGGAGACGATGACCTCGCTGATGTCCTTGTTGTAAAGGTCTCGGATTGAGCGCTTGATCAGGCTGCCTTCCTCGTAGACCAGGCAGGGCGCCGTCGATGTCAGCGTCTTGGAGCGGACATTTTCCCAAAGCCGCATCAGATACTCGAAGTCGCGCTTGACCTCGGCCTTGGTGCGGTTGGCGCCGGCGGTGCGCAGGATCACGCCCATGCCCTGCGGCACTTCCAGACCCTTGGCGACTTCCTTGAGCCGCTTGCGGTCGGCCGGATTGGTGATCTTGCGGGAAATGCCGCCGCCGCGCGCGGTGTTCGGCATCAGCACCGAATAGCGGCCGGCGAGCGAAAGATAGGTCGTCAGCGCCGCGCCCTTGTTGCCGCGCTCCTCCTTGGCGACCTGCACCAGCAGGATCTGCCGGCGCTTGATCACTTCCTGGATGCGGTACTGCTTGCGCATCCGGCGGTGGCCGTTGTCCGGCACCTCTTCCATTGCGTCTTCGGCGCCGACGGATTCGACGCTGTCGTCGTCATCGTCGAGGTCCTCGGAAATCGTGTCGGCGTCGACCTCGGCCGCCATATGGGTCGGGCCGCCCTTGTCTTCGTCGTCAGAGCCTTTTTCGCCCGAAGACTCATCTTTGGAAGCTGTCTCGCCGTCGCCCTCGACCGACGCGTCCGCTTCGCCCTTCGCTGCCTTCTTGGCGGCCGGCTTGCGGCGCCTGCGGGGCTTGGGCTTTGCCGTTTCCTCAGCGGCTTCAGTCGTTTCAGCGGTTGCCGCTGCCTCGGACGCGTCGTCGGATTTTGCTTCGGCCTTGGTCTTCGTCTCGGAAGCGTCCGCAGCCTCTGCCGATGCTTCGGCGCCTGCAGCCTTTTCCGGTTCCTGCGTCGCCTCGTCGGCCTTGCTGTCGGCCTTGTTCGAGCGCGATTTCGCCCGGCCCCTGCGGGTGCGGGGCTTCGGCTTGCCGTCGGCCTCGGCGGCCTTCTCGGAGGCCTCGGCCGGCTCGGTCATGGAGGCCTCGGCGTCGTCGCCGTCATCCTCTTCGCTTGCTTCCTTCAGAAGGGCTTCGCGATCGGCCAGCGGGATCTGGTAATAGTCGGGATGGATTTCCGAAAAGGCCAGGAAGCCATGGCGGTTGCCGCCATAGTCGACAAACGCGGCCTGGAGAGAGGGCTCGACCCGCGTGACCTTTGCAAGATAGATGTTGCCGCGCAGCTGTTTCTTGTGCTGCGATTCGAAATCGAACTCCTCTATGCGATTTCCACGAACAACGACGACGCGCGTCTCTTCTTCATGAGAGGCGTCGATGAGCATTTTGTCTGCCATTTATAGTGAGCTCCTCGGCGCAGTCGCTCGCCGGTCTCCGAAAGGACGCTCGTCCTATCCCGGAAACGGTTGCCTGCGGTTGCGCCGGATGAATGTGCGTTCGACCGGTGCAACGAAACGCGGGCGGCTGCTTCTCGAATCAGTCCGTCGCCGCTTGCGGGCGGAAAGGCCGATGGAAGAAATTGACGCTTCGTTCTCATATGAAACCAGTCGAAACCAATACTAACGGGCCTCTCGAGTAGAGAGGCGATGAATATGCCCTCAGGGGGTCGCCCGAAGAGCATTGACCCTTACGCCGAAACGATTTTTGAGAAACACGTATAACGGCGAAGATATTCTGTTCGGTGGTGGAAGGACGCGGGTGATCCGTCACTCCATATGGCGCCAATCAACAAGAGACCGGCTGCCCTTGCGCGCAATCGTCCCGTCATAAATCTCCACCTGAACCACATTAGTATGTATTCCATGCTGCAATAGCAAGAAAAATCCAATCCCCGGTTATATTTGAGCGCCAAGCGAATCATGCCACTGAAGGCCGCGCCAGCCGGGCGGGCGTTCCCTGTTCCGTCTGGTGGACGTATCGGGTGCGGCGCTCGGGCCATTCTTTCGCCATCACCGTGGCGTTCATGGTCGCTGCCTTGCCGGCGGGCCGGCAGTTACGGTAATACACGGTTGGATTGCATTTTCGCGGGCCTGGCCTGCGACAAGCGAGAGGTGGCATGACGGGACGCAATGTGGCCGGCGGCAGGGTTCTTTTTGACAGTGTTTTCGCGGCGCGCCTGGCGATAGCCGGGGCGCTTCTGCTCCTCTTTTTGACAGCTGTTGCGCCGGCTGCGCGCGCGAGCGCGGAAGACGCGGATGCCGAGGCGCCGCTGATCGCCTATAACGCGCTTCTTGTCGGCGATGATGCGCGGGCCCGCCTCGTGGTTGATTTCGACCGTTCGCCGGAGTTCAGCTATCATTACCTCAAGGATCCCGCCCGGCTGGTGATCACCCTTCCGAGCACGGCCTTCGGGTTTGCCGCCGACGCGGTCGAGCCGCGCGGGCTCGTCAGCGATGTGCGCTACGGCGCGACCGGACCGGGCCAGTCCCGCATCGTGCTTTCGGCGCGCGAGCCGATCCAGATGACGCTCGGCGAGGTCCGGCAGGAGGAGGGGGGCAGCGCCCGTCTGGTGATCGATCTTGCGATTGCCGATGCCGCGCGCTTCGCCGCCCTCGTGGAGCGCCGGCAGTCCGAGGCGGGCGACGCCTTCACCGACAGCCTTGCGACGCCGGTCGACGACGACACCTATGTCGTTGCCGTCGATGCCGGTCATGGCGGCGTCGATACCGGCGCGATCGGCGAGGACACGAAGACGCTGGAAAAGACGATCACGCTCGATTTCGCCCGCGCCTTTGCCAGGCGATTGGCGCAGGAGCCGGGATACGAGCCTTTTCTGACCCGCGATTCGGATGTCTATCTTTCACTCTCCAGACGGGTGGAACTGGCGCGACAGCACGGCGCCGACCTTTTCATCTCGTTTCACGCGGATTCGCTTGATCAGCCCGACATTTCGGGCGCGACCGTCTATACGCTTTCCGACCGCGCGTCGGACCGGCTTGCCGCTGCCCTTGCCCGGCGCGAAAACCTATCCAACGAGATCATGGGCATCGAAGCCGACAGCGAGCCGGAGGAGGTGACCGATATCCTGCTCGACCTCACGCGACGCGAGACCCAGAGCTTTTCGATTTCGCTTGCCGACAGGGTCGTTGCCTCGTTCAGCGGGCAGATCGGGCTGATCAACAATCCCCATCGCTTTGCAGGCTTCATGGTGCTGAGGGCGCCGGACATTCCCTCGATCCTGCTCGAGATCGGCTTTCTCTCCAATGCCGAGGACGAGAGGCGCATGCTCGATCCGGAATGGCGCGACCGGCTGGTGGACCGGTTGGTGGAGGCGGTCAAGCGGTATCGACACCCGCTCGTCTCCGGTGGCGGATGAGCAACAGCCGCGCCGGATCGATCCATGCGCCGAAACAACATTTTAGCGGCGTCGCAAAAAGCGCACATTCGTTGTAAAAAGGTGCTCGGGGTGTTTTCAACACGGGCTCGGGGCGGTATCTGCGGTCATTTGGAAAATGCGCCGGCATGAGACCATTTCGGCACGAGGGAAGTTCGGCCAGCCTCGCCAGAGACAGGATTCAACAGACGTGAACGTGATCAAGCTTATCGGATATCTTTTCGGCCTCGCCTGCGCGCTTTTTGTCGTGGTGGCGATCGGCGTCGGGATTTATCTGAACAATGTCGCCAAGGATCTGCCGGACTACGAGGTGCTTGCGCAGTATACGCCGCCGGTCACGACGCGCATTTATGCCGGCAACGGCGAACTGATGGCCGAATACGCCCATGAGCGCCGCCTGTTCCTGCCGATCGATGCCATTCCCATGCGCGTGCGCGGCGCCTTCCTGTCGGCGGAAGACAAGAATTTCTACTCCCACCCCGGCGTCGACGTCGTCGGCCTGACGCGCGCGATCATTACCAATGTGCGCAATATGGGCACCGGTCGCCGCCCCGTCGGCGCTTCGACCATCACCCAGCAGGTCGCCAAGAACTTCCTTCTGTCGTCGGACCAGACCTATGAACGCAAGGTCAAGGAGGCGATCCTGTCCTTCCGCATCGAGCAGGCCTATTCCAAGGATACGATCCTCGAACTTTACCTCAACGAGGTCTATTTCGGCCTGAACGCATACGGCATCGCCGATGCGGCGCTTTCCTATTTCGACAAGCCGGTCTCCGACCTGACGATCGCCGAGAGCGCCTATCTCGCCGCCGTTCTCAAGGGGCCGGCCAATTACGATCCCTACCGCCATCCCGAAGCCGCGATCGAGCGCCGCAACTGGGTGATCAGCCGGATGGAGGAAAACGGCTAC from Martelella sp. AD-3 encodes the following:
- a CDS encoding ribonuclease E/G, which translates into the protein MADKMLIDASHEEETRVVVVRGNRIEEFDFESQHKKQLRGNIYLAKVTRVEPSLQAAFVDYGGNRHGFLAFSEIHPDYYQIPLADREALLKEASEEDDGDDAEASMTEPAEASEKAAEADGKPKPRTRRGRAKSRSNKADSKADEATQEPEKAAGAEASAEAADASETKTKAEAKSDDASEAAATAETTEAAEETAKPKPRRRRKPAAKKAAKGEADASVEGDGETASKDESSGEKGSDDEDKGGPTHMAAEVDADTISEDLDDDDDSVESVGAEDAMEEVPDNGHRRMRKQYRIQEVIKRRQILLVQVAKEERGNKGAALTTYLSLAGRYSVLMPNTARGGGISRKITNPADRKRLKEVAKGLEVPQGMGVILRTAGANRTKAEVKRDFEYLMRLWENVRSKTLTSTAPCLVYEEGSLIKRSIRDLYNKDISEVIVSGDEGYREAKDFMKMLMPSHAKVVQRYRDIHPIYSRSGIEAQLDRMLQPQVTLKSGGYLIINQTEALVAIDVNSGRSTREHSIEDTALQTNLEAAEEVARQLRLRDLAGLVVIDFIDMEEKRNNRAVEKKLKECLKNDRARIQVGRISHFGLLEMSRQRIRASVLESTTQVCSHCGGTGHVLSQSSVALHVLRGVEEYLLKNTTHNITVRTTPEIAPYLLNQKRNTIVDYENRFGVEIIVEADGDLENSHFEIDRRDPVENPVKIEALFNFIDEPEEDVAEIPDADDADETDNAPANGNANGDNASDSNGDDEGGRSRRKRRRRRGGRNGGQQNGSSAESDQSQDDDDSGSADDNAQDASNSSDDDDKPRRKRRRGKRGGRRNRSEDDAQQETSGDTDEAKDEDNASETVAEKQPVETGAADAAEAPQERAAEAAENAAGETVTEEPAEEAAETSVEQQSETTEDEAMAEIEGRKPRRRRKPKAEKTEAVAEETLAEAAEAMPETDEAPAAKEEQPSAEHASTADAEGEPEATETPVDDEKAETKRANRGSNIASSEPVVTSNGAENDDEPAKPKRGWWQRRGFF
- a CDS encoding N-acetylmuramoyl-L-alanine amidase is translated as MTGRNVAGGRVLFDSVFAARLAIAGALLLLFLTAVAPAARASAEDADAEAPLIAYNALLVGDDARARLVVDFDRSPEFSYHYLKDPARLVITLPSTAFGFAADAVEPRGLVSDVRYGATGPGQSRIVLSAREPIQMTLGEVRQEEGGSARLVIDLAIADAARFAALVERRQSEAGDAFTDSLATPVDDDTYVVAVDAGHGGVDTGAIGEDTKTLEKTITLDFARAFARRLAQEPGYEPFLTRDSDVYLSLSRRVELARQHGADLFISFHADSLDQPDISGATVYTLSDRASDRLAAALARRENLSNEIMGIEADSEPEEVTDILLDLTRRETQSFSISLADRVVASFSGQIGLINNPHRFAGFMVLRAPDIPSILLEIGFLSNAEDERRMLDPEWRDRLVDRLVEAVKRYRHPLVSGGG